From Gimesia panareensis, the proteins below share one genomic window:
- the ccoS gene encoding cbb3-type cytochrome oxidase assembly protein CcoS, whose amino-acid sequence MSVLYIALPVAILLALAAVIAFVWTVSRGQYDDLDTPALRMLEDDDRRRPRKTPPSREEASLREKADQPDDAGQQ is encoded by the coding sequence ATGAGCGTGCTGTATATCGCCTTGCCGGTCGCGATTCTGCTCGCGCTGGCAGCGGTCATCGCGTTCGTCTGGACGGTCTCCCGGGGACAGTACGACGATCTGGACACGCCGGCCTTACGCATGCTGGAAGATGACGATCGGCGACGCCCGAGGAAGACGCCCCCTTCGCGGGAAGAGGCTTCACTTCGAGAAAAAGCGGATCAGCCAGACGATGCCGGTCAGCAGTAA
- a CDS encoding DUF2905 domain-containing protein has protein sequence MTNQPAWIMIGAGLLIAGIGLFWLVGPSIPWVGKLPGDIAIERENFRFYFPLTTCILLSLLLTGIVWLIRFFSK, from the coding sequence ATGACGAATCAGCCAGCGTGGATTATGATTGGAGCAGGCCTGTTGATAGCCGGAATCGGGCTGTTCTGGCTGGTGGGACCCTCGATTCCCTGGGTGGGAAAGCTGCCCGGGGATATCGCTATCGAACGCGAAAACTTCCGCTTTTACTTTCCCCTGACGACCTGTATCCTGCTCAGCTTACTGCTGACCGGCATCGTCTGGCTGATCCGCTTTTTCTCGAAGTGA
- a CDS encoding class I SAM-dependent methyltransferase → MSFPEVPRLSLDGLDELLEHYQIRCVLLYNRNPELQEKFNSSNTPDFYRYADTEGVLYFRELQETAIPFPASKEMLTVSGETDLRIFLDVGHQCYDAIRKHIPEEKDLRILDFGVGCARTMRHFYRTFQNYDLYGCDVDEAAIGYIQNSVPFIKATATGNNPPLPYESDYFDFIYSISVLTHLNARALDEWVQELARITRPEGLVVPTIHGSTAFEEVLNNTKRRAVLGIKEDEFEAGLTSFRETGFCWMSQAAGSENIDTDQYGICFIDDENLEQLFGPTFKVLSHTKGEIEGWQDVVVLQKV, encoded by the coding sequence ATGTCATTTCCGGAAGTCCCCCGGCTGTCATTAGACGGGCTGGATGAGTTGCTTGAACACTACCAGATCCGCTGCGTACTCCTTTACAACCGGAACCCGGAACTGCAGGAAAAGTTCAACTCTTCGAACACCCCCGACTTCTACCGCTATGCCGACACGGAAGGCGTGTTGTATTTTCGTGAACTCCAGGAAACCGCGATTCCATTTCCCGCTTCGAAAGAAATGCTGACCGTCAGCGGCGAAACGGATCTCCGCATCTTTCTGGACGTCGGTCATCAATGCTATGATGCGATCAGAAAACATATCCCCGAGGAAAAAGATCTGCGAATTCTGGACTTCGGCGTCGGCTGTGCGCGGACGATGCGGCACTTCTACCGCACGTTTCAGAATTACGACCTGTATGGCTGTGATGTCGATGAGGCGGCCATCGGTTACATTCAGAACAGCGTCCCCTTTATCAAGGCAACCGCGACCGGTAATAATCCGCCGCTGCCTTATGAATCGGATTACTTCGACTTTATTTATTCGATCTCGGTGCTCACCCACCTGAATGCCCGGGCCCTGGATGAATGGGTTCAGGAATTAGCCCGCATCACCCGTCCCGAGGGACTGGTTGTGCCGACGATTCATGGTTCGACCGCCTTTGAAGAGGTCCTGAACAACACCAAACGCCGTGCCGTGCTGGGAATCAAAGAAGACGAATTCGAAGCCGGCCTGACCAGCTTTCGCGAGACGGGCTTCTGCTGGATGAGCCAGGCTGCAGGTTCCGAGAACATCGACACCGATCAATACGGCATCTGCTTCATCGACGACGAGAACCTGGAACAGCTGTTCGGCCCCACCTTCAAAGTACTCAGCCACACCAAAGGCGAGATCGAAGGCTGGCAGGACGTTGTGGTGCTGCAGAAGGTTTGA
- a CDS encoding GAF domain-containing sensor histidine kinase encodes MNSTISSDKVTLDVKIAAEFLGKMSQLSRAENRATAEQTLFALLRVIGFNSARLYYLDDRGQLVGARTSGLSKEKRNAFENTPAKIPKEGTRSSTGISASYLAVKHNIPLLVKVSPEHANDLEIKDDRQGIPAVHIQKAPLQDVLGRPHAYQWLDVPLTSEGSVFGKLSLDKQGGKQPITCREFNLIRLLLHPLSDALSASGWFGSTALPHSLIDDFWAKFSKIHSFDELATLITDYVRASFNARNCSLFFAQHPIFSPEIMPNQPDQLVLWSTTFERLKSRCKKDFYLHGQGLTGAAWDSGDSLFVPNINDDGRWARHLNDSQTHIAFVAALIPPGAAELDGVIRIPEGRQHKLLNIDARMLSRFASSVITPAIDSILGNERLRILESLESFFREYLQSRKRTNTHGSENTIWKYAIEAAKHIFDKLADKCIILYSIQGTDIWIEQVAGGLELTKKHRVGGKLPRSYASAVGRMLANKKPILLTNVSEARKQYAYTSVVKGVRSAIVVPLQDDDTLFGAIAMTSNRHDLLATRELEALSLLADQCSELRQLEGIVSKAEKDALAQALEATAYQVKNPALQVRTYGRAVSRDIEKGRQPDQKKLRKLVASIRHIWMSVDRVLYAVENMEPFLDRKLLCIEDLCLGVNEVIDDFAKSYYGKKLLKVQYLRRLPSQSKCNVDREIFETAVLCIAENAMKAVRRKGLVKVSCTYSKINHALRIKIFNDTIGVPGKIQDRIFEPRFHHNFERGKEVVRGAGYGLFVAKKIVEAHQGNITVQSDQNTYAAFTISIPCKE; translated from the coding sequence ATGAATTCTACTATTTCCTCAGATAAAGTGACCCTCGATGTCAAGATAGCAGCAGAATTCCTTGGCAAAATGTCACAATTATCACGAGCTGAAAATCGAGCAACCGCAGAACAGACACTATTCGCTCTTCTGAGAGTAATCGGTTTCAATTCAGCACGACTCTACTATCTCGATGATCGTGGGCAGCTGGTTGGGGCACGAACAAGCGGGCTATCGAAAGAAAAACGAAATGCTTTTGAGAATACACCCGCGAAAATCCCCAAAGAAGGTACTCGTTCCAGTACCGGAATATCCGCTTCCTATCTGGCAGTCAAACACAATATTCCCCTGTTAGTAAAAGTATCTCCCGAACATGCAAATGATCTTGAGATAAAGGATGACAGGCAAGGAATTCCTGCGGTTCATATTCAAAAAGCCCCCCTGCAAGATGTGCTGGGACGACCGCATGCCTATCAATGGCTCGATGTCCCACTCACATCCGAAGGTAGTGTATTTGGTAAATTATCATTGGATAAACAGGGCGGTAAACAACCGATTACCTGCCGGGAATTCAACTTAATTCGCCTGCTGTTACACCCACTTTCAGATGCTTTATCTGCTTCTGGCTGGTTTGGATCAACAGCATTACCTCACTCTTTGATCGATGATTTCTGGGCTAAATTTTCGAAAATCCACTCATTCGATGAGCTCGCCACCCTGATCACGGATTATGTTCGCGCATCGTTTAATGCTCGCAATTGCTCTTTATTCTTTGCGCAACACCCAATTTTCTCTCCCGAAATCATGCCCAACCAACCAGACCAGTTAGTCCTGTGGTCTACGACCTTTGAACGACTCAAATCACGCTGTAAAAAGGATTTTTACCTGCATGGGCAGGGACTGACGGGGGCAGCCTGGGACAGTGGAGATTCACTTTTTGTCCCCAATATCAATGATGATGGTCGTTGGGCTCGTCACTTAAATGACTCACAAACACATATTGCCTTTGTTGCAGCTTTGATTCCACCAGGTGCTGCAGAACTTGATGGAGTCATCCGCATTCCAGAGGGTAGACAACATAAACTGCTTAACATCGACGCGCGCATGCTCTCTCGCTTTGCCTCTTCCGTGATTACGCCTGCGATCGACAGCATTTTAGGAAACGAACGACTAAGAATACTGGAATCACTCGAATCCTTTTTTCGAGAGTATCTTCAGTCAAGAAAGCGTACGAATACCCATGGATCAGAAAATACCATCTGGAAGTATGCGATCGAAGCAGCGAAACATATTTTCGATAAACTAGCTGACAAATGTATTATCTTATATTCAATTCAGGGAACCGACATCTGGATTGAGCAGGTAGCAGGCGGGTTGGAGCTCACAAAGAAACATCGCGTTGGTGGAAAACTTCCACGGTCTTATGCATCCGCCGTAGGGCGCATGCTGGCTAACAAAAAACCGATTCTTTTAACGAACGTCAGTGAAGCCAGAAAACAATATGCCTACACTTCAGTAGTGAAAGGAGTACGTTCAGCGATCGTTGTTCCATTACAGGATGATGACACCCTCTTTGGGGCGATTGCCATGACATCTAATCGCCATGATCTCTTAGCCACACGCGAACTTGAAGCGCTATCTCTGCTGGCTGATCAGTGCTCTGAACTGCGACAGTTGGAAGGGATCGTTTCCAAAGCGGAAAAAGACGCACTGGCCCAGGCATTAGAAGCAACCGCTTATCAAGTTAAGAATCCCGCATTGCAAGTACGCACCTACGGGAGAGCCGTTTCTCGTGACATCGAAAAAGGGCGTCAGCCAGATCAAAAAAAACTCCGAAAATTAGTCGCTTCGATACGTCACATCTGGATGTCCGTTGACCGGGTTCTTTATGCCGTCGAAAACATGGAACCATTTTTGGACCGGAAACTGTTGTGCATCGAAGACTTGTGCCTCGGAGTCAATGAGGTGATTGATGACTTTGCCAAATCCTACTATGGAAAAAAACTACTGAAGGTTCAATACCTGAGAAGACTGCCCTCTCAAAGTAAATGTAACGTAGACAGAGAGATTTTTGAAACCGCAGTTTTGTGTATTGCAGAGAATGCGATGAAAGCAGTCAGAAGAAAAGGCCTGGTCAAAGTAAGCTGCACCTATTCGAAAATAAATCATGCATTACGCATCAAAATCTTCAATGACACAATCGGTGTTCCTGGCAAAATCCAGGACCGCATTTTTGAACCAAGATTCCACCATAACTTTGAACGGGGGAAGGAAGTTGTGCGGGGCGCAGGATACGGACTGTTCGTCGCTAAGAAAATAGTAGAAGCCCATCAAGGAAACATAACGGTACAATCAGACCAGAATACGTATGCCGCTTTCACCATTTCCATTCCGTGCAAAGAGTGA